A genomic segment from Nicotiana tabacum cultivar K326 chromosome 9, ASM71507v2, whole genome shotgun sequence encodes:
- the LOC107807963 gene encoding NAC domain-containing protein 2-like yields the protein MSKLFSKWIPSRSLTMEFDEQTKANSQNPKIQELEKQKQVEDEKGLIIVKQNYNMISEISRVNYVDDSFVFPPGYRFCPQDEELIIHYLKKRVMNERLPHDKIKEVNLYKYSPQQLSENYSMLGEKEWYFFTPRDRKYPNGNRPNRAAGKGYWKATGADKPIKHNDVKVGFRKALVFYEGKPPKGDKTNWIMHEFRVNESRRLKRHAQDMRLDDWVLCRIYKKVDKSFKNARKEHEQDDTSISCSSIGKVENCDYEGITDSYEIARQNLKLPHHYDITFDDPGFNMDYNKYSIDNFSHFGPRSNYGIPLQPSFSPGNIFWDQKGYQENCNILPMHFDVNNFYQDSYDEIQSQNILDSVLDENSSIYKD from the exons ATGTCAAAGTTATTTTCCAAGTGGATTCCTTCTCGTAGTCTAACAATGGAGTTTGATGAGCAAACCAAGGCGAATTCTCAAAACCCTAAAATTCAAGaattagaaaaacaaaaacaagtagaAGATGAAAAGGGTTTGATCATAGTAAAACAAAATTACAATATGATAAGTGAGATTAGTAGAGTTAATTACGTTGATGATAGTTTTGTTTTTCCACCTGGATATCGTTTTTGTCCACAAGACGAAGAGCTCATCATTCATTACCTTAAGAAGAGAGTGATGAATGAACGTTTACCACATGACAAAATCAAGGAGGTTAATCTTTATAAATATAGCCCTCAACAACTTTCag AGAACTATTCAATGTTGGGAGAAAAGGAATGGTACTTTTTCACTCCAAGGGATCGTAAATATCCTAATGGTAATAGGCCAAATCGAGCAGCAGGAAAAGGTTATTGGAAGGCTACTGGAGCTGACAAACCTATAAAGCACAATGATGTTAAAGTTGGATTTAGAAAGGCCTTAGTTTTTTACGAAGGTAAACCTCCCAAAGGCGACAAAACAAATTGGATTATGCATGAATTTCGAGTGAATGAATCTCGCAGGCTCAAAAGACACGCACAAGACATGAGG CTCGACGATTGGGTTTTATGCAGGATTTATAAGAAAGTTGACAAGTCGTTCAAGAATGCCCGAAAGGAACACGAGCAAGACGATACAAGCATAAGTTGTTCTTCTATTGGTAAGGTGGAGAATTGTGACTACGAAGGAATTACAGATTCATATGAAATTGcgagacaaaatttaaaattacctCATCATTATGATATCACTTTCGACGATCCTGGTTTTAACATGGATTATAACAAATACAGTATAGATAATTTTTCCCATTTTGGACCAAGATCAAACTATGGTATACCTCTTCAACCATCATTTTCTCCTGGAAATATCTTTTGGGATCAAAAAGGATATCAAGAAAACTGCAACATCTTGCCTATGCATTTCGACGTCAATAACTTTTATCAAGATTCTTATGATGAAATTCAATCCCAGAATATTCTTGATAGTGTTCTTGATGAGAACTCATCGATCTATAAAGATTGA
- the LOC142164111 gene encoding secreted RxLR effector protein 161-like yields MPDIVFSVGLCARFQANPKESHLKVVKRILRYLKRTPGMCLWYPRGYIFDLVGYADTDYAGFHVDRKSTPGTTYFLGSCLVSWGTKKQNSLALSTAEVEYVAAISGCG; encoded by the coding sequence ATGCCTGATATTGTATTCAGTGTTGGACtgtgtgcaagatttcaggcaaatcccaAAGAGTCTCATCTGAAAgttgtcaagaggatactaagatatctcaAAAGGACTCCTGGCATGTGCCTATGGTATCCCAGAGGGTATATCTTTGATCTAGTTGGTTATGCTGATACTGACTATGCAGGTTTTCATGTTGACAGAAAAAGCACTCCAGGAACAACATATTTTCTAGGTTCTTGTCTGGTGTCTTGGGGAACAAAGAAGCAGAACTCATTGGCTTTATCCACAGCTGAGGTTGAATATGTGGCAGCAATATCTGGCTGTGGATAA